From the genome of Longimicrobium sp., one region includes:
- a CDS encoding ATP-binding protein, with protein sequence MAGVQKPLEAVAEQDLQELLTEGVPEGRHIEYKRQLPGNSDDEKREFLSDVSSFANAAGGDLLYGIEEAGGVPTRLVGVNSADPDAEILRLENIVRTGVEPRIPGIHLRAVPLANGNNVFVIRVPQSWAPPHMVVFKNLSRFFSRTSAGKYQLDVAELRAQFLGSANAVERIRRFRDERLARIVAGEGAFDMSGPALIVLHLVPLRLADSGTPFDVRLSGRQTLSLAPLYSNGWDKRYNVDGFATFSRSGPRIGSYVQVFRHGAIEAVEARLLDPGQANQRTIPAMLLATELVESVLKYLAAQRELSVQLPIVVMLGLVGIKGYQVAAGQRWFLSGVAVDRDIVTCPEVIVEDWDADVTQVLRPCLDAIWNAGGFAECDLYDKTGNWQPK encoded by the coding sequence ATGGCTGGGGTACAGAAACCGTTGGAGGCTGTAGCCGAACAGGACCTTCAGGAACTTCTCACAGAGGGAGTGCCCGAAGGTCGCCATATCGAATACAAGCGCCAGCTGCCGGGCAACAGCGACGACGAGAAGCGCGAGTTTCTGAGCGATGTCTCGTCGTTCGCGAACGCCGCGGGTGGGGATCTCCTCTACGGAATCGAGGAGGCAGGTGGAGTTCCGACGAGGCTCGTGGGCGTGAACTCGGCCGATCCTGATGCGGAGATCCTCCGGCTCGAAAACATCGTCCGCACGGGGGTAGAGCCCCGCATTCCCGGGATCCACCTACGGGCCGTTCCACTGGCGAACGGGAACAACGTGTTCGTAATTCGCGTCCCGCAAAGTTGGGCACCGCCGCACATGGTTGTCTTCAAGAACCTCTCGCGGTTCTTCTCGCGGACTTCGGCGGGGAAATATCAGCTCGATGTTGCCGAGTTGCGCGCCCAATTCCTCGGCTCCGCAAATGCGGTAGAGCGGATCAGGCGGTTCCGTGACGAGCGTCTCGCACGTATCGTCGCCGGAGAGGGAGCCTTCGATATGAGTGGTCCCGCGCTCATAGTGCTTCATCTGGTGCCGCTCCGGCTGGCAGACTCCGGCACTCCGTTCGATGTTCGCCTTTCCGGGAGACAGACACTCTCGCTAGCCCCGCTGTACTCAAACGGCTGGGACAAGCGTTACAATGTGGACGGATTTGCCACCTTTTCCCGGTCCGGACCTCGGATCGGTTCGTACGTCCAGGTATTCCGCCACGGCGCCATCGAAGCGGTGGAGGCCAGATTACTCGATCCTGGTCAGGCCAATCAACGGACGATTCCGGCCATGCTCCTTGCGACCGAACTCGTCGAAAGTGTTTTGAAGTACCTCGCGGCTCAGAGGGAGTTGAGCGTCCAACTCCCCATAGTCGTCATGTTGGGGCTGGTAGGCATCAAGGGGTACCAAGTTGCCGCTGGCCAGCGCTGGTTTCTCAGCGGTGTTGCTGTGGATCGGGACATAGTAACCTGCCCGGAGGTAATCGTAGAAGACTGGGATGCAGACGTAACTCAAGTTCTACGTCCTTGCTTGGACGCGATCTGGAACGCGGGGGGGTTCGCGGAGTGCGATTTGTACGACAAAACTGGTAACTGGCAGCCAAAGTGA
- a CDS encoding helix-turn-helix domain-containing protein: MATVESTRELLGALDPSATGIDRQEAERSAAALQGLPEGTTVTVSAPGGFKAALPPAVVDMVATLLYEASVGHVVALVSAAPEVTTTQAASLLGVSRPHITKLVDSGRLPARMAGSHRRIRLADLLRYKVERDRRRELIDDVVDMSQEMNLYELQAAPPRRSGR; this comes from the coding sequence ATGGCAACCGTAGAATCTACCCGCGAGCTCCTTGGCGCTCTGGACCCGTCCGCCACCGGGATCGATCGTCAGGAGGCCGAGCGCAGCGCCGCCGCCCTTCAGGGGCTGCCCGAGGGAACAACGGTAACGGTCAGTGCGCCAGGTGGGTTCAAGGCCGCCCTTCCTCCAGCCGTGGTGGACATGGTGGCGACGCTGCTCTACGAGGCATCGGTCGGTCACGTGGTGGCGCTCGTCTCCGCCGCCCCGGAGGTGACGACGACTCAGGCTGCCTCACTCCTCGGAGTCTCCCGGCCCCACATCACCAAGCTCGTCGACTCGGGCCGTCTGCCCGCGCGCATGGCGGGCTCCCATCGCCGCATCCGGCTCGCGGATCTGCTCCGGTACAAGGTCGAGCGAGACCGCCGGCGTGAGCTGATCGACGATGTCGTGGACATGAGCCAGGAAATGAACCTGTACGAGCTCCAGGCAGCCCCGCCACGCCGGTCCGGGAGGTGA